A window of Castanea sativa cultivar Marrone di Chiusa Pesio chromosome 1, ASM4071231v1 contains these coding sequences:
- the LOC142635457 gene encoding early nodulin-like protein 14, which translates to MASMKIVTPILITLLIVLFPFSEAREFVVGGHENSWSFPTSSDSLNSWAQKGRFEVGDILIFNEHDPLIDSVLEVTKDHYDKCYVSNPIEEHRDVNTKVKLDRSGPFYFISNAVVNCEKGQKLNVAVLHKHLKQPPPPKGPAPSPAPLTPTPKVPAPSPAPLTPPPKVPAPSPATLPPPPKGPAPRPAQPAPPPKNPAPSPAPLSPPPTAGAFGLRGGFVGIVVGIMSLVGIAEGRCELEL; encoded by the exons ATGGCTTCCATGAAAATTGTTACTCCAATTCTGATCACCCTCTTGATTGTGTTGTTTCCCTTCTCTGAAGCTAGAGAGTTTGTGGTTGGAGGCCATGAAAATTCATGGAGTTTTCCAACTTCTTCTGACTCTCTTAATAGCTGGGCTCAGAAAGGGCGATTTGAAGTTGGCGATATTCtta TCTTTAATGAACACGACCCCTTGATTGACTCAGTACTTGAAGTGACAAAGGATCACTACGATAAATGCTATGTATCAAATCCAATCGAAGAACATAGGGATGTCAACACCAAAGTAAAGTTGGACAGGTCAGGACCATTCTATTTCATAAGTAACGCTGTAGTGAACTGCGAGAAAGGCCAGAAGCTGAATGTGGCTGTGTTGCACAAGCATCTTAAGCAGCCTCCGCCACCAAAGGGTCCTGCACCAAGTCCAGCACCATTGACTCCAACACCAAAGGTTCCTGCACCAAGTCCAGCACCATTGACTCCGCCACCAAAGGTTCCTGCACCAAGTCCAGCAACATTGCCTCCGCCACCAAAGGGTCCTGCACCAAGGCCAGCACAACCGGCTCCTCCACCAAAGAATCCTGCACCAAGTCCAGCACCATTGTCTCCGCCACCAACAGCTGGtgcgtttggattgaggggtgGATTTGTTGGTATTGTTGTGGGAATTATGAGTTTGGTGGGA ATTGCAGAGGGGAGATGTGAACTTGAACTTTGA
- the LOC142615396 gene encoding early nodulin-like protein 15 yields the protein MALLSSMLFISLFISFTEARELLIGGNSNAWKIPSSESESLNKWAEASRFQIGDSLVWNYDPSKDSVVQVSKKDYDSCSTSSPIAVYKDGNTKVKLDRSGPFYFISGTEGQCEKGQKLVTVVLSGRHQFFHVSPAPSPVEFEGPAVAPTSGGTSLRGGFMVIFGVLVGLLLF from the exons ATGGCTTTACTATCTTCAATGTTGTTCATATCTCTCTTCATTTCCTTCACAGAAGCTAGAGAATTATTAATCGGGGGCAACAGCAATGCATGGAAAATCCCATCCTCAGAATCTGAATCCCTCAACAAATGGGCTGAAGCCTCACGTTTCCAAATTGGAGACTCACTAG TTTGGAACTATGATCCTAGCAAGGACTCTGTGGTCCAAGTTAGCAAAAAAGACTATGATAGTTGCAGTACTTCTAGTCCTATTGCTGTATACAAGGATGGGAACACCAAGGTCAAGCTTGACAGGTCAGGACCTTTCTATTTTATCAGTGGAACTGAAGGCCAATGTGAGAAGGGACAAAAATTGGTGACCGTGGTGTTGTCTGGAAGGCATCAATTCTTCCATGTTTCTCCGGCACCTTCTCCGGTAGAATTTGAAGGCCCTGCTGTGGCTCCAACCAGCGGTGGTACGAGTTTGAGGGGTGGTTTCATGgtgatttttggggttttggtgGGGTTGCTGTTGTTCTGA
- the LOC142615387 gene encoding uncharacterized protein LOC142615387 — MLEQLLIFTRGGLILWSCKELINALKGSPIDNLIQSCLLEERSSAASYNYDGPGAAYTLKWTFHNELGLVFVAVYQRILHLLYVDELLAMVKRDFSEIYDSKRTVYNDFDETFRQLRKEAEARAEELKKSKQVSKPLSNGKKQGQVQKTGFEGGNMKKSEGALANDGGDGDNRKGGKLENGHSNGNHVDIGGSKVNGSVNGVENTSSNGGAFDVNKLQKLRTKGGKKTETVVSKGSKVEPKKKVTKKNRVWDDSPRQEKLDFTDSVGENGDHIEVVAADHGESMMDKEEILSSESESEEDEEVGKDSKPETKKKGWFSSMFQSIAGKANLEKSDLEPALKALKDRLMTKNVAEEIAEKLCESVAASLEGKKLASFTRVSSTVQAAMEEALVRILTPRRSIDILRDVHVAKEQGKPYVVVFVGVNGVGKSTNLAKVAYWLQQHKVSVMMAACDTFRSGAVEQLRTHARRLQIPIFEKGYEKDPAIVAKEAIQEATRNGSDVVLVDTAGRMQDNEPLMRALSKLISLNKPDLVLFVGEALVGNDAVDQLSKFDQKLADLSSSPSARLIDGILLTKFDTIDDKVGAALSMVYISGAPVMFVGCGQSYTDLKKLNVKSIVKTLLK, encoded by the exons ATGTTAGAGCAGTTACTAATATTTACTCGAGGGGGATTAATCCTCTGGTCATGTAAAGAGCTTATAAACGCTCTTAAGGGATCACCAATTGACAACTTGATCCAGTCTTGTCTTTTGGAAGAACGATCTAGTGCAGCATCATACAACTATGATGGCCCAGGTGCCGCTTACACTCTGAAGTGGACCTTCCACAATGAGCTTGGCCTTGTTTTTGTTGCTGTGTATCAGCGGATCCTTCATCTGTTGTATGTAGATGAACTGCTTGCAATGGTGAAGCGTGATTTCTCGGAAATTTATGATTCGAAACGGACGGTTTACAATGATTTTGACGAAACATTTAGGCAACTGAGAAAAGAGGCCGAGGCTCGGGCCGAGGAATTGAAGAAATCAAAGCAGGTGAGCAAGCCTTTAAGTAATGGTAAGAAGCAAGGGCAGGTGCAAAAAACTGGATTTGAAGGAGGAAATATGAAAAAGAGTGAGGGTGCTTTAGCCAATGATGGTGGGGATGGTGATAATAGGAAAGGTGGTAAATTGGAGAATGGCCACTCCAATGGCAATCATGTTGATATTGGTGGATCTAAGGTGAATGGTTCAGTTAACGGTGTAGAAAATACAAGTTCCAATGGTGGGGCTTTTGATGTAAATAAGCTTCAGAAGCTTAGAACTAAAGGTGGGAAGAAAACAGAGACTGTTGTTAGCAAGGGCTCCAAGGTAGAGCCAAAGAAAAAGGTAACAAAGAAGAATAGAGTTTGGGACGATTCACCTCGTCAGGAAAAATTGGACTTTACGGATTCTGTGGGTGAGAACGGAGATCATATAGAGGTTGTTGCAGCAGATCATGGTGAAAGTATGATGGACAAGGAAGAGATCCTTAGCAGTGAAAGTGAGTctgaagaagatgaggaagtgGGGAAGGACAGCAAACCTGAAACTAAGAAAAAGGGGTGGTTTTCATCAATGTTCCAAAG CATTGCGGGCAAAGCAAATTTGGAGAAGTCAGACCTGGAACCAGCTTTGAAAGCTCTCAAGGATAGGCTCATGACCAAGAATGTG GCCGAGGAGATAGCTGAGAAACTCTGTGAATCAGTGGCAGCTAGTCTTGAAGGGAAAAAGTTGGCTTCATTCACAAGGGTATCTTCAACAGTGCAG GCAGCTATGGAAGAAGCTCTTGTTCGTATTCTAACACCTCGGCGCTCTATTGACATACTAAGGGATGTGCATGTCGCCAAGGAACAAGGGAAGCCatatgttgttgtttttgtcgGTGTGAATGGAGTAGGGAAATCTACTAATCTTGCCAAG GTTGCCTACTGGCTTCAGCAGCATAAGGTCAGTGTCATGATGGCTGCTTGTGACACATTCCGATCGGGAGCTGTTGAGCAGCTGCGCACTCATGCACGAAGACTCCAG ATCCCTATATTTGAGAAGGGCTATGAGAAAGATCCTGCCATAGTTGCAAAGGAAGCCATCCAGGAGGCAACACGCAATGGTTCTGATGTGGTTCTTGTTGATACAGCCGGTCGAATGCAG GATAATGAACCATTGATGAGAGCACTCTCAAAGCTTATTTCCCTTAACAAGCCAGATCTGGTCTTGTTTGTTGGAGAGGCACTGGTTGGAAATGATGCAGTTGATCAACTTTCCAAGTTCGAtcag AAATTAGCCGACCTTTCATCTTCACCTAGTGCTAGGTTGATAGATGGGATCTTGCTCACAAAGTTTGATACAATTGATGATAAG GTTGGAGCTGCACTTTCAATGGTTTACATATCTGGCGCACCAGTCATGTTTGTTGGCTGTGGGCAGTCATATACAGACCTCAAGAAACTCAATGTCAAATCAATTGTCAAGACCCTCCTTAAATGA